A genomic stretch from Bos javanicus breed banteng chromosome 3, ARS-OSU_banteng_1.0, whole genome shotgun sequence includes:
- the PPCS gene encoding phosphopantothenate--cysteine ligase isoform X1, whose product MAAVDLVAEFPQPAGAARWAEVMARFAARLGAQGRRVVLVTSGGTKVPLEARPVRFLDNFSSGRRGASSAEAFLAAGYGVLFLYRARSAFPFAHRFPPQTWLSVLRPSSQAPSGLLSLEAEEKALPGFAAALRSYQEAEAAGTFLAIEFTTLADYLHLLQGAAQALNPLGSSAMFYLAAAVSDFYVPASEMPEHKIQSSGGPLQITMKMVPKMLSPLVKDWAPKAFIISFKLETDPSIIIDRARNALEVYRHQVVVANILDSRRSSVVIITKDSETKLLLSEEEVEKGIEIEEKIVDDLQSRHTAFIHDKN is encoded by the exons ATGGCGGCCGTGGACCTGGTTGCCGAGTTTCCCCAGCCGGCCGGTGCTGCGCGCTGGGCAGAGGTTATGGCTCGCTTCGCCGCCCGGTTGGGCGCGCAGGGCCGACGGGTGGTGTTGGTCACTTCCGGCGGCACCAAGGTCCCTCTGGAAGCCCGGCCTGTGCGCTTCTTGGACAACTTCAGCAGTGGGCGGCGCGGTGCTAGCTCGGCCGAAGCCTTCTTGGCCGCGGGCTACGGGGTCCTGTTCCTGTACCGCGCGCGCTCTGCCTTCCCCTTTGCCCACCGCTTCCCGCCCCAGACCTGGCTGTCTGTTCTGCGGCCCTCCAGCCAAGCGCCTTCGGGCTTGCTGAGCCTGGAGGCGGAGGAAAAAGCACTCCCGGGCTTCGCCGCAGCTCTGCGGAGCTACCAGGAAGCTGAGGCTGCCGGCACCTTTCTGGCCATAGAGTTCACCACTTTGGCAGACTATTTGCATTTGCTGCAGGGTGCAGCCCAGGCTCTCAACCCACTAG GTTCTTCTGCGATGTTTTACCTGGCTGCGGCCGTGTCAGATTTCTATGTTCCTGCCTCTGAAATGCCTGAACACAAGATCCAGTCATCTGGGGGCCCACTGCAG ATAACAATGAAGATGGTGCCAAAAATGCTTTCTCCTTTGGTTAAAGACTGGGCTCCCAAAGcatttataatttcctttaaGTTGGAGACTGACCCCTCCATCATAATTGATCGTGCACGGAATGCTTTAGAAGTTTATCGACATCAAGTGGTGGTGGCTAATATCCTTGATTCACGACGATCTTCTGTGGTTATTATAACCAAAGACTCAGAAACCAAGTTACTGTTATCagaggaagaagtagaaaaaggCATAGAGATAGAAGAGAAGATAGTGGATGATCTTCAGTCTCGACATACTGCTTTTATACATGACAAAAACTGA
- the PPCS gene encoding phosphopantothenate--cysteine ligase isoform X2 gives MFYLAAAVSDFYVPASEMPEHKIQSSGGPLQITMKMVPKMLSPLVKDWAPKAFIISFKLETDPSIIIDRARNALEVYRHQVVVANILDSRRSSVVIITKDSETKLLLSEEEVEKGIEIEEKIVDDLQSRHTAFIHDKN, from the exons ATGTTTTACCTGGCTGCGGCCGTGTCAGATTTCTATGTTCCTGCCTCTGAAATGCCTGAACACAAGATCCAGTCATCTGGGGGCCCACTGCAG ATAACAATGAAGATGGTGCCAAAAATGCTTTCTCCTTTGGTTAAAGACTGGGCTCCCAAAGcatttataatttcctttaaGTTGGAGACTGACCCCTCCATCATAATTGATCGTGCACGGAATGCTTTAGAAGTTTATCGACATCAAGTGGTGGTGGCTAATATCCTTGATTCACGACGATCTTCTGTGGTTATTATAACCAAAGACTCAGAAACCAAGTTACTGTTATCagaggaagaagtagaaaaaggCATAGAGATAGAAGAGAAGATAGTGGATGATCTTCAGTCTCGACATACTGCTTTTATACATGACAAAAACTGA
- the PPCS gene encoding phosphopantothenate--cysteine ligase isoform X3, with translation MKMVPKMLSPLVKDWAPKAFIISFKLETDPSIIIDRARNALEVYRHQVVVANILDSRRSSVVIITKDSETKLLLSEEEVEKGIEIEEKIVDDLQSRHTAFIHDKN, from the coding sequence ATGAAGATGGTGCCAAAAATGCTTTCTCCTTTGGTTAAAGACTGGGCTCCCAAAGcatttataatttcctttaaGTTGGAGACTGACCCCTCCATCATAATTGATCGTGCACGGAATGCTTTAGAAGTTTATCGACATCAAGTGGTGGTGGCTAATATCCTTGATTCACGACGATCTTCTGTGGTTATTATAACCAAAGACTCAGAAACCAAGTTACTGTTATCagaggaagaagtagaaaaaggCATAGAGATAGAAGAGAAGATAGTGGATGATCTTCAGTCTCGACATACTGCTTTTATACATGACAAAAACTGA